The Lasioglossum baleicum chromosome 5, iyLasBale1, whole genome shotgun sequence genome segment aatcctggaaaaacaagtctacccccttaaattaaatgaaattaaatttgatacaAATCGCAATTGTTGCTCTGCGTTATAGGAGGGTTTACCGTATCATCTACcactattttttaattactgaAACGTCTTTTACTTCTTTCACAGCGACCGAAAGAATATCCGAAAACATGCACATAGTTGCAAACGAGCCGTCTCTTGCGTTCTACAGGCTCCAAGAACACGTAAGAAAAGCGTTACCTCCCATGGTGGAGAAGAGGGTTGAAGTATTAGCCCTTCAGCAACAGCTTCTAGGTAGATGTTACGATGTAGAATACGCTGTCAGCGCCGTAAAAACGATGCACGGTGCAGGAAAAAGTTTCGAAAATACCTTGGAGTTTATCAAGAGCGCGATATTCTTTAAACAACAATTAAAATATGAAGAACAGCGTAGGCATAAGAAGGACAGCAATAGAGACTCCGTGTACAAAAGATTATCCGCGCATATTCCTACCTTAGATCATTTACCGGATGAAATATCCGATGTTGTAAGAGAAACTGCTAATAGAGTAGAGTCTATGATGCATCATGCTAGACATTCCAGCGATACGCAAAAATCAAACTAATATGATATGATGTTATTTTCTGAAATGGCGTACCACGAATAATATACAGTGTTCGATCTGTAAAATATCAGTTATATtgaataatactatatatatgaAATATTAGCGGATGAATGTTGTTGCTTTTTGTAGTCTAAGTGTATTCTATCCTGTTCAGTTCCATCCAAAATTTTATGTCCACAAATAATTgataattagtagacagcggattttatgcaattatgaaaaacagaagaatttaaaatttatattgcaTTCTCCAGTTtgtgttgcaattcgggtagaaaatttttattttgcataaagatccgctgtctattaattagtAAGTCTTAATAATTTGAAACTTGTTTGTCAGATAAAAATTATAGTAAATcccccgacggcacaccggctcggtttcagcctggcccctgtgcacaaaagggcgcgttttccgcctgccgagggctcgagcccagggcctgccggccgggctaggattcagccgatttgcaagattgcaagggtgcgggattcgcgttctcattgcgtgataatacaaacacgggttttttcagtagtcaaaaacgccagataaaggtcaatctaggcagcaatcgccctcaaaggtcttatttattaacttattatacttttgtcggtaacaagggagactgctacgcatttgcaaagtactgccacattgatgcgacccgccctgtgtcgcgcat includes the following:
- the LOC143208875 gene encoding BLOC-1-related complex subunit 8 homolog isoform X1, translated to MAAKVYQSDQELETRVKRATERISENMHIVANEPSLAFYRLQEHVRKALPPMVEKRVEVLALQQQLLGRCYDVEYAVSAVKTMHGAGKSFENTLEFIKSAIFFKQQLKYEEQRRHKKDSNRDSVYKRLSAHIPTLDHLPDEISDVVRETANRVESMMHHARHSSDTQKSN
- the LOC143208875 gene encoding BLOC-1-related complex subunit 8 homolog isoform X2, translated to MHIVANEPSLAFYRLQEHVRKALPPMVEKRVEVLALQQQLLGRCYDVEYAVSAVKTMHGAGKSFENTLEFIKSAIFFKQQLKYEEQRRHKKDSNRDSVYKRLSAHIPTLDHLPDEISDVVRETANRVESMMHHARHSSDTQKSN